One genomic region from Ruficoccus amylovorans encodes:
- the panD gene encoding aspartate 1-decarboxylase, whose amino-acid sequence MTVEILKSKILRAEVTEAEADYEGSLAIDGALMKRIGLLPYEKILVGNITNGERLETYAIEAPEGSGTFALNGAAAHRGKPGDLLVIMNFAHMPYEEARSWKPRVIVMADHNRTIIKERSPEGETGEPFRVAACETAS is encoded by the coding sequence ATGACCGTCGAAATCCTTAAAAGCAAAATCCTCCGGGCAGAAGTCACCGAAGCCGAAGCGGACTATGAAGGCAGCCTCGCCATTGACGGGGCGCTCATGAAGCGCATCGGCCTACTGCCCTACGAAAAAATCCTCGTCGGCAACATCACCAACGGCGAACGACTCGAAACCTACGCCATTGAGGCCCCCGAGGGCTCCGGCACTTTCGCCCTGAACGGTGCCGCCGCCCACCGCGGCAAGCCCGGCGACCTGTTGGTCATCATGAACTTCGCGCACATGCCCTACGAGGAAGCCAGGAGCTGGAAGCCACGCGTCATCGTCATGGCCGACCATAACCGGACGATCATCAAGGAGCGCAGCCCCGAGGGCGAAACCGGCGAGCCCTTCCGTGTGGCCGCCTGCGAAACCGCATCTTAA